A window of Vigna unguiculata cultivar IT97K-499-35 chromosome 4, ASM411807v1, whole genome shotgun sequence contains these coding sequences:
- the LOC114180967 gene encoding NAC domain-containing protein 87-like codes for MMEEAVVVNKGDEALDLPPGFRFHPTDEEIITCYLTEKVLNRGFSATAIGEADLNKCEPWDLPKKAKMGEKDWYFFCQRDRKYPTGLRTNRATQSGYWKATGKDKEIFKGKNNLVGMKKTLVFYRGRAPKGEKTNWVMHEFRLEGKFACYNVPKAAKDEWVVCKVFHKSNSDVNKRVLPNNPGIGLLRMNSIGEDLFDFSSLPPLVDPLFDQTSHNKHIHNDDFKGTTNSTNTHNTPSSVSSPKPPYYLPNFIDNNHHTMKPEEYRIYQNFNNASTSQGNFNSSNNPMGIGASNNHNPLQNSTFHMFQDYYMHQGKNSFQQCKMEQFSNTVVSASQDTCLSNDRNTDTSSVVSKQDNNNMGRNKALYEDLDQAPSSVATLSDLDCLWDDY; via the exons ATGATGGAAGAAGCTGTTGTGGTTAACAAAGGAGATGAAGCTTTGGATTTGCCCCCAGGTTTCAGATTCCACCCCACAGATGAAGAGATCATCACTTGTTACCTCACAGAGAAAGTGTTGAATAGAGGCTTCAGTGCAACTGCCATTGGAGAAGCTGATTTGAACAAGTGTGAGCCTTGGGACTTGCCCA AGAAAGCGAAAATGGGGGAGAAAGATTGGTACTTCTTCTGCCAAAGGGATAGGAAGTATCCAACAGGGTTGAGAACAAATAGAGCAACACAATCTGGGTATTGGAAAGCCACTGGGAAAGACAAAGAGATTTTCAAAGGGAAGAACAATCTTGTGGGGATGAAGAAGACCCTTGTGTTCTATAGAGGAAGAGCTCCAAAGGGAGAGAAAACAAATTGGGTTATGCACGAATTCAGATTGGAAGGAAAATTCGCATGTTACAACGTTCCCAAGGCTGCCAag GATGAATGGGTTGTGTGCAAGGTTTTCCATAAGAGCAACAGTGATGTTAACAAAAGGGTACTCCCAAATAACCCTGGCATTGGTCTTCTCAGAATGAACTCAATAGGAGAAGATCTATTTGATTTCTCTTCACTTCCACCTCTTGTGGATCCTCTCTTTGATCAAACCTCACACAACAAACACATTCACAATGATGATTTCAAGGGTACTACTAATAGTACTAACACTCACAACACACCTTCATCAGTTTCATCACCTAAACCACCCTATTACCTTCCCAATTTCATCGACAACAATCACCACACGATGAAGCCCGAAGAATACAGAATCTATCAGAATTTCAACAACGCTTCCACCAGCCAAGGGAATTTCAACTCTAGTAACAACCCAATGGGAATTGGCGCAAGCAATAATCATAACCCCCTTCAAAACTCAACCTTCCACATGTTCCAAGATTACTATATGCACCAAGGCAAAAACAGTTTCCAACAGTGCAAGATGGAGCAATTCTCCAACACCGTGGTCAGTGCCTCTCAAGACACGTGCCTCAGCAACGACAGAAACACTGACACTTCCTCGGTGGTGTCAAAGCAAGACAACAACAACATGGGAAGGAACAAGGCATTGTACGAGGATCTTGATCAAGCTCCTTCATCAGTTGCTACCCTCTCAGATTTGGATTGCCTCTGGGATGATTACTGA